The Streptomyces noursei ATCC 11455 sequence CCTCTCATCCCTGGTCTGACCAGGGGAATCTCTGGGCCGTTGGTCACGTGGTTGGTCACGCCACCGCCCAGAAAAGCAGAAAACCCCTGATGAACAGGGGTCTCAGCTGGTGTCCGAGGGGGGACTTGAACCCCCACGCCCGATAAAGGGCACTAGCACCTCAAGCTAGCGCGTCTGCCATTCCGCCACCCGGACTTAGGTGGTCTTCGCGGGGCGTTCCCCGCGGCGACATGGACAACAATACCAAGGTTTCGGAGTGCCCTTCACCTGCGCATCCATGCCGGACATAAGGCGCGTTTATGGGTGATGGGGACGGGCGGACGAGGCGGTTGGGTCACATGCGCCCGGAGAGTGCGCCCGTCGCGGACCCGCACCCGGAGGTGGAGCGGAGGCGGAGCGACAGCCGGCCGACCGGCGCCGACGGGTGGCGTGATCGTTGCCGTTCCTCGCGCTCCCCCGCGCTTCCCCTGGACAACGGTCGGGGGATGCGGGATAACGGGTTCATGCAGCTTTGTCGACTGACGACTGTATACAGTCTTCTGAGTTCTGTATGCATGAGCGACGATCGGTGCATATGCAAATGAAGAGGGAGAAGCGGAAGAAGAACGAGACAAGCCGTACGAGTCGCATCAGCCGTACGAGTCGAGGTAGCCGTACGAGTCGAGGTAGCCGCACGCGCCGCACGCGCCGCAGCAGTTGCACGGCATGCGCCCGCAGGTGATCGGCGCAACGGAGAGTTGAGTTGAAGGGAAGCGATGTACATGTCTGAAGACGGTCGGGGCGCGGATCTCGCTCGGGGTGGGCGGGAGGGCGGGGGTGCCCGGGGGGTCGGGAATGGCGGTGCCGGTCTCGTTTCCGGTGGGCACTTGGTTGCCAAGGCGCTCAAGGCGGAGGGGGTGGAGGTGATCTACACCCTTTGCGGTGGGCACATCATCGACATCTACGACGGGTGCGTCGACGAGGGGATCGACGTGGTCGACGTACGGCACGAGCAGGTCGCCGCGCATGCCGCGGACGGGTATGCGCGGATCACCGGGCGGCCCGGGTGTGCGGTGGTCACCGCAGGGCCCGGTACGACGGACGCGGTAACCGGCGTCGCCAACGCCTTCCGGGCCGAGTCGCCGATGCTGTTGATCGGCGGCCAAGGGGCGCGCACCCAGCACAAGATGGGGTCTCTCCAGGACCTGCCGCACGTCGAGATGATGACGCCGATCACCAAGTTCGCGGCCACCGTGCCGGACACCGCGCGGGCCGCGGACATGGTCTCGATGGCGTTCCGGGAGTGCTTCCACGGGGCGCCCGGGCCGTCGTTCCTGGAGATTCCGCGGGATGTGCTGGACGCGAAGGTGCCGGTGGCCGCGGCCCGGGTGCCGCGGGCCGGGCACTACCGGGCCTCGACCCGCTCGGCCGGCGACCCCGACGACGTCCAGCGGCTGGCCGATCTGCTGGTCCGCGCGGAGAAGCCGGCGATCCTGCTGGGGAGCCAGGTGTGGACGACGCGCGGGAACGAGGCCGCGGTGGAGCTCGTCCGGGCGCTGAACGTCCCGGCGTACATGAACGGGGCCGGGCGCGGGACGCTGCCGCCCGGGGATCCGCACCACTTCCAGCTGTCGCGGCGGTATGCGTTCGCCAACGCCGATGTGATCGTGATCGTGGGGACGCCGTTCGACTTCCGGATGGGGTACGGCAAGCGGCTGTCGCCGGACGCGACGGTGGTCCAGATCGACCTGGACTACCGGACGGTGGGCAAGAACCGGGACGTCGATCTGGGGATCGTGGGCGACGCGGGGCTGGTGTTGAAGGCGGTCACCGAGGCGGCGTCCGGGCGGATCGACGGGGGTGCCGGAAAGCGCAAGGAGTGGCTGGACGAGCTGCGGGCGGCCGAGCAGGCGGCGGTCGAGAAGCGGTTGCCGCAGTTGCGGTCGGATGCCTGTCCGATCCATCCGTACCGGCTGGTGAGCGAGATCAACGAGTTCCTGACCGAGGATTCGATCTACATCGGGGACGGCGGGGATGTGGTCACCTTCTCCGGTCAGGTCGTCCAGCCCAAGGCGCCGGGCCACTGGATGGATCCCGGTCCGCTCGGCACGCTCGGCGTGGGGATCCCCTTCGTGCTCGCGGCCAAGCAGGCCAGGCCGGAGAAGGAGGTGGTCGCGCTCTTCGGTGACGGTGCGTTCAGCCTGACCGGGTGGGACTTCGAGACGCTGGTCCGCTACGACCTGCCGTTCGTCGGCGTCGTCGGCAACAACTCCTCGATGAACCAGATCCGTTACGGGCAGCGGGCCAAGTACGGCGCCGAGCGGGAGCGGGTCGGGAACACCCTCGGCGATGTGCCCTACGACAAGTTCGCGCAGTTGCTCGGGGGGTACGGCGAGGAGGTCCGGGACCCGGCGGACATCGGGCCGGCGCTGCGGCGGGCGCGGGAGTCGGGCAAGCCCTCGCTGATCAACGTGTGGATCGATCCGGACGCCTACGCCCCCGGAACGATGAACCAGACCATGTACAAGTAGGAGGGAGTCGGCCGTGTCCAAGGCACTCGACGGCATTCGCGTCCTCGATATGACGCATGTTCAGTCCGGGCCTTCCGCAACACAGTTGCTCGCCTGGCTCGGGGCGGACGTGATCAAGCTGGAGTCGGTCGGCGGAGACATCACACGCCGTCAGTTGCGGGACGTACCGGATGCCGACTCGCTCTACTTCACGATGCTCAACTGCAACAAGCGGAGCATCACCCTGAACACCAAGACACCGCGGGGAAAGGAGCTGCTGACCGAACTGATCGGCCGCAGCGACGTCCTGGTGGAGAACTTCGGGCCCGGCGCGGTCGACCGGATGGGGTTCACCTGGGAGCGCATCCAGGAGATCAACCCGCGAATCGTCTACGCCAGCATCAAGGGCTTCGGCGAGGGCCCGTACACCGGCTTCAAGGCGTACGAGGTGGTGGCCCAGGCCATGGGCGGGGCGATGGCGACCACCGGGTTCGAGGACGGGCCGCCGCTGGCGACCGGCGCGCAGATCGGCGATTCGGGCACCGGGGTGCACTGCGTCGCGGGCATCCTCGCCGCGCTCTTCCAACGCACCCGCACCGGCCGCGGCCAGCGGGTCAACGTCGCCATGCAGCATGCGGTGCTCAACCTGTGCCGGGTGAAGCTGCGGGACCAACAGCGGCTGGCGCACGGGCCGTTGACGGAGTATCCGAACGAGGGCTTCGGCGACGAGGTGCCGCGCAGCGGCAACGCCAGCGGCGGCGGGCAGCCGGGCTGGGCGGTGAAGTGCGCGCCCGGCGGGCCCAACGACTACGTCTATGTGATCGTGCAGCCGGTCGGCTGGCGGCCGCTCAGCGAGCTGATCGGCCGGCCGGAGCTGGCCGAGGACCCGGACTGGGCGACGCCGGAGGCCCGGCTGCCCAAGCTGTCGAAGATGTTCCAGCTGATCGAGGAGTGGAGCAGCACGCTCCCCAAGTGGGAGGTGTTGGAGAGGCTGACCGCCCACGACATCCCCTGCGGGCCGATCCTGTCGACCAAGGAGATCATCGAGGACCGCTCGCTGGCCGCCGACGGCATGGTGGTCGAGGTCGCACATCCGCAGCGCGGCACCTTCACCACGGTCGGCTCGCCGCTGAAGCTCTCCGACTCCCCCGTCGAGGTCCATCGCTCACCGCTGCTGGGCGAGCACAACTCCGAGGTGTACGGCGACGAACTGGGGCTGGACGGCACGGAGCTCCGACAGCTGAAGGCGGAGGGGGTCATCTGATGGGCCGGATCGATCTGACGGATCGCCAGAAAAGGGGCGTGGAAGGGGTTTTGGGCAAGGCGCGGGCTGCCGGGCGGCAGATTCTCACCGCGCCCGAGGGCAGGCTGATCGCCGAGGCGTACGGGATTCCGGTGCCCGCGGAGGGACTGGCGGAGGACGCCGAGGGCGCGGTGGCGCTCGCGGACCGGATCGGGTTCCCGGTGGCGCTCAAGATCGTCTCGCCGGACATCCCGCACAAGACCGACGCGGGCGGGGTGCGGACCGGTCTCGGTTCGGCGGCCGAGGTGCGCGCCGCGTTCACCACGATCGTCGCGAACGCGCGGGCGTATGCGCCGCAGGCCCGGATCGACGGTGTGCAGGTGCAGCAGATGGTGCCGGAGGGGCAGGAGGTGATCGTCGGGGCGGTCACCGATCCGACGTTCGGGAAGGTCGTGGCGTTCGGGTTGGGCGGGGTCCTGGTCGAGGTGCTCAAGGACGTCACCTTCCGGCTCGCGCCGGCCTCGACCGAGGACGCCGCGTCGATGCTGGACGGCATCCGGGCGGCGGAGGTGCTGCGCGGGGTGCGGGGTGCGCCCGCGGTGGACCGCGCGGCGCTCGTCGATCTGATCGTCCGCACCTCCCAACTGGCCGCCGACTTCCCGCAGATCGCCGAGGTGGACCTCAATCCGGTGTTCGCCTCGGCGGGCGGGGCGACCACCGTCGACGTGCGGATCCTGCTGAGCGAGGGCGCGCCGCCGGAGCGTCCGCGGCACACCCGGGAGGAGATCCTGGCGGCGATGCGGCGGCTGATGCGCCCCCGGTCGGTGGCGGTCATCGGGGCCTCCGGCACGCCGGGGAAGATCGGCCACTCGGTGATGCGCAACCTGCTCGACGGCGGGTTCCCCGGCGAGATCCATCCGGTGCACCCCACCGCCGACGACATCCTGGGCCGCAAGGCGTACCGCTCGGTGCGGGAGGTGCCGGGCGAGGTGGACGTGGCGGTGTTCGCCATCCCCGCGCCGCTGGTGCCCGCGGCGCTGGAGGAGGCCGGTCGCAAGGGCGTCCCGAACGCGGTGCTGATCCCGTCCGGTTTCGCCGAGATCGGTGAACACGCCCTGCAGCAGCGGATCGTGGCGATCGGGGCCGAGTGGGGCGTCCGGCTGCTCGGGCCCAACATCTACGGCTACTACTCCACCTGGCAGGACCTGTGCGCGACGTTCTGCACGCCGTACGACGTCAAGGGCGGGGTGGCGCTGACCTCGCAGTCCGGCGGCATCGGGATGGCGATCCTGGGCTTCGCCCGGACCACCCGGACCGGCGTCTCGGCGATCGTCGGGCTCGGCAACAAGGCGGACGTGGACGAGGACGACCTCCTCACCTACTTCGCCGAGGACCCGCACACCGACTGCATCGCGATGCATCTTGAGGACCTCAAGGACGGCCGGGCGTTCGTCGCGGCGGCCCGGGAGACCGTGCCGAAGAAGCCGGTGGTGGTGCTCAAGGCGGGCCGGACCGGTGCCGGGGCGCGGGCCGCGGGCTCGCACACCGGCGCACTGGCCGGCGACGACGCGGTCTACGACGACATCCTGCGGCAGGCCGGGGTGATCCGGGCACCGGGCCTCGCCGACCTGCTGGAGTACGCCCGGGCGCTGCCCGTGCTGCCCGTCCCCCGGGGTGACAACGTGGTGGTGATCACCGGCGCCGGCGGCTCGGGAGTACTGCTGTCGGACGCGCTGGTCGACAACGGGCTGCGGCTGATGGACGTCCCGCCCGACCTCGACGCGGCGTTCCGCCGGCTGATCCCGCCGTTCGGGTCGGCCGGCAACCCGATCGACATCACCGGCGGGGAGCCGCCGGCCACCTACGAGGCGGCACTCCGGCTGGGCCTGTCGGATCCCCGGATCCATGCCCTGGTGCTGGGCTACTGGCACACCATCGTCACCCCGCCGGCGGTCTTCGCCGAGCTGACCGGGCGGGTGGTGGCGGAGTTCCGGGCGCGCGGGATCGAAAAGCCGGTGGTGGCGTCGTTGGCCGGCGACACTGAGGTCGAGGAGGCGGCGGCCCGGCTCTTCGCGCGCGGGGTGGTCGCCTATCCGTATACGACCGAGAAGCCGGTGGCGGTGCTCGGCGCGAAGTACCGCTGGGCGCGGGCCGCGGGGCTGCTGCGGACCTAGGTCGTGTCGTCGCCTCAGTGAGCACGGAGAGGGCGGACAGCGGGCGCGCTGACCGGATTTTCGATTCCGAGGTGAAGGGTATGGACCGCAGCCAACGGGACGGCACGGAAACAACCGCAACGATCTATCAGGAAATCGTCGACGGCAAGGGGCGGGTCTACCGGGTCGGTGAATCCGACCGGGAACTTCTCGGCGGCCACTCGCGGAAACTGATGGTGTATCTGCCGTGGCTCGCGATGATGGCCATCGGCGTCGCCGAATACGCCTACGGTTCCGCCGAGGGCACGCTGTCGCGCGCGCACGGGTGGACGCAGAGCGACACCTTCTGGATTCTGAGTGTCTGGGTCTTCTGCCAGGCCGGAATCGCCTTTCCGGCGGGCTGGTTACGGGAAATCGGCATCCTCACCGCGCGCCGGGCCATGTTCCTCGGGGCGGTGCTGAGCCTGGTGGGCTTCGCGTCACTGGCGCACCTGGACGATGTGCTGGCGGCGATCTGCGGTTTCGGGGTGGTCGGCGGTATCGGCTCCGGGCTCGTCTACGCCACCTGCATCAACATGGTGGGCAAATGGTTTCCGGAGCGGCGCGGCGCGAAGACCGGATTCGTCAACGGCGGATTCGCCTATGGCGCGCTGCCGTTCATCTTCGTCTTCAACTACGCCTTCGACATCGGGGATTTCCAGGACGTACTGGACGGCATCGGGATCTACGTACTGATCGTGGTGGCGGGCTGTGCCTGGTTCTTCAAGGATCCGCCGAAGAACTGGTGGCCCGTCGAGGCGGATCCGCTGAAGGCCGGCGGGTCGGGGCAGGGCGCGGCATTCCTGGCGAAGAATCCGCCGGCGGTGCGGCAGTTCACACCCAAGGAGGCGGTGCGCAGCGGGATGCTCCCGTTGATGTGGGTGAGCGTGGTGCTGACCGCAGGCGTCTCGATCTTCGGGATCTCGTTCCAGGTGGACTTCGCCAAGGACGTGGGGTTCGGCCCGTTGGTCGCGGCCTCGTCGATGGGGGTGATGTCCGTCGTCAACGGCGTCGGCCGGGCCGTGGTCGGCTGGCTGTCGGACCTATGGGGCCGGAAGACGACCCTGGTGTTCGTGATCGTCGTCCTGGGGCTGGCCCAGTTCGGGGTGTTGTGGGCCGGGGACATCCACAGCCAGTGGCTCTTTCTGTTCTTCGCCTTCCTGTCCGGATTCGGCGGCGGCGCCTTCTATCCGCTCTTCGCGGCGCTCACCCCCGACTACTTCGGCGAGAACTACAACGCCTCCAACTACGGACTGGTCTACAGCGGCAAGCTGATCAGCGGTCTGTTCGGCGGCGGACTGGGATCGACGGTGGTCAGCGCCTGGGGGTACAACGGCGCATATCTGCTGGCCGGCGGCCTGTCGCTGGTCGCGGCGGCGTTCACCCTGCTGCTGCACCAGCCGGGTCGGACCCGGTTGCGCGACGTGCCGCCCAACCCCCGGCCGATCAGTAGGGAAATGACCTGAGCGGGGCGACACGTTCGGGTGCATTCCCCTTCAGCGGGGATCGGCGCCGTGTCCTGGGGGCGGCGGGGCCGTTTGGGTGTGTGCCGACGGAAGACGTGCCGCGAGCGGCAGAGCGCGCGCGCCACGTCCGTTTGGCCGGCGGTAGACGCCGCTTGATCTCTGAAGCAGAAAGGGACTGTCCATCATGACGTACTCCAAGGCCGCTGCGGTTGTTGCCGGCGCGGTAATGGCCCTGGGCGTCGCCGCCCCCGCGTTCGCCGACGGCCACCGGGGGGTCGCGACGGATGCCAAGAACCTGCTCGACAGCAGCCCGGTGGCCAAGAACGTCGTCAAGAAGCCCCCCGTCAACATCGACGCCGTCGTCAACGCCGTCGCCAAGACCGCGGACAAGCTGAAGACGACGCAGGACGCCGGCAAGTTCCCGGTCGGCAAGACCACCATCGGCAAGGCCTCGCGCCCGCGCCACTGACGGCCGCACGACCGGCCGGCGAGTGCCGGCCGGAGCGATGACGGAATCCCGGACGCCCCGTTCCTGCCATGGCAGGGACGGGGCGTCTTCCGGTGTCGGAGGCTTCCGCGGAAGCGGATCGCCCGGTTCTCCCCGGTGATCAGCCGGTGGGCGTCCGGGGCTGCTCGGCCCTCGCCTCGCCGCTGGTCACGGCCCGGTCGGCGATGGCGCGGTGGTGCTGGACGACTTCTCCGATGATGAAGTTGAGGAACTTCTCGGCGAACGCCGGGTCCAGGCGGGCGTCTTCGGCCAGGCGGCGCAGACGGGCGATCTGGGCGGCCTCGCGGGCCGGGTCGGCGGGCGGCAGGCTGTGCCGGGCCTTGAGTTCGCCGACCTGCTGGGTGCACTTGAACCGCTCGGCGAGCAGGTGCACCAGTGCGGCATCGAGGTTGTCGATGCTGCCGCGCAGATAGAGCAGCCGCTCCCGGGCCGCCTCGTCGGCGACGGAGGCCGCCTCGCCGGCCGCCGGTGCTGTCCCTTCGCTCATGTGCGTCTCGCCGTTTCTGGTCGGGTTCTGGGTGGTTCGTCCGTGATCAGGTGGTGCGTGATCGCCTGCACCCTACCCGGCGGTGGGCCGGTCATCTCCGCTGGTCTCGCGGATCGGACGGGAGGTGGGCAGGCGGGGGCGAGGATCGGCCACCCGCGAGGGCGCCGCCGCGTCAGGCGTCCTCGCCGTCGCGTTCGTGGTACGTCCGCCGGGTGTGCTCGGTGTGCGCGCGCATGACGGAGGTGGCGCGGGCCTCGTCGCCGTCGGCGATCGCCGCGATCAGCTCGCGGTGTTCGGCCCAGGACCGCTTGCCGCGCTTGCGGGCGACCGGGGTGTAGTACCAGCGCACCCGCCGTCCGACCTGCGCGGCCAGCTCGGCGAGGACGGCGTTCCCGGCCAGCTCGGTGACCTTGGCGTGAAACGTGGCGTTGAGCGCCACCGCGGTCTCCACGTCGTCCTCCTGGACGGCGCGCTCGCCCTGGTCGCAGAGCCGCTCCAGCTCGGCGATGCCGGCCGGGTCGGCGTGGACCACGGCGAGCCGGGCGGCCTCGGCCTCCAGCAGCGTGCGCACCGTCAGCAGCTGGTCGGCCTCCTCCTCGGTGGGCTCGTGGACGAAGGCGCCCTGGGCGGGGCGCAGATCGACCCAGCCGTCGGTGTCGAGCCGCTGGAGCGCTTCGCGGACCGGCTGGCGGGAGACCCCCAGGTGGCCCGCCAACTCGCTCTCCACCAGGTGCTGGCCGGGGCGGAGCGCGCGGGTGGTGATCAGTTCGAGCAGTGCCTCGTAGACGCGCTCGCGCAACGGGCCGGGGCGTTCGAGCTTGGGCACGGTGCCCTGTGGCAAGCCTCTGGACAGCATCGAGGACCCCCTCCGTCATTGGCTATCGTCTACAGTCTACCGAGCGCCCCCGCTCCCCCACAGGCCGCCGCGGCGATCCACCGGCCGGCCACGGTCCGCATCGGCGGCGCCGGACGCACGCACGTACCGGACAATGGACGGGCCATCACCACAGACAGAACCGGGGCTGATCAGACATGGGACGGGTCACCGAGCGACGCCGCGTCATCCGGATCCGCGACGGCGCGGTGAGCAGCCGGCCGGACACCCTGGTCGCCGAGGAGCCGCTGGAGATCCGGCTGAACGGCAAGCCGCTGGCGATCACCATGCGCACCCCCGGTGACGACTTCGCGCTGGCGGCGGGGTTCCTGGTCAGCGAGGGCGTCCTGGGGAGCGCGGACGAGCTGGCGAACATCGTGTACTGCGCGGGGGCCACGCGCGGGGCGGAAGTCGAGCCCGGGGGCGGCGGCAACAGCTACAACGTCGTGGACGTCCGGCTGGCGGACGGGGTCGTCGTCCCGGACCTCACGCTGGAGCGCAACGTCTACACCACGTCCTCGTGCGGGCTGTGCGGCAAGGCGAGCCTGGACGCGGTGCGGACCACCGCCCGCTGGCGGCTGGACGACGCCCCGGATCCCGCGGTCCGGCTCACCCCGGAGACCCTGGCCGCCCTTCCCGATCGCCTGCGGGCCGCCCAGCGGGTCTTCGACCGGACCGGCGGTCTGCACGCGGCGGCGCTGTTCACCGCGGACGGCGAACTGCTCGACGTCCGCGAGGACGTGGGGCGGCACAACGCGGTGGACAAGATCGTCGGGCGGGCGCTGCAGGACGGCCGACTGCCGCTGTCATCCGGCGTGCTGATGGTCTCCGGGCGGGCCTCGTTCGAGCTGGCGCAGAAGGCGGTGATGGCCGGCATACCCGTGCTGGCCGCGGTCTCCGCGCCGTCCTCGCTGGCCGTCGACCTCGCGGCCGAGACGGGGCTGACGCTGGTCGGCTTCCTGCGAGGGCGGTCGATGAACGTCTACGCGGGCGCGCACCGGCTGGCGCTGGACGCGGCGGCCGCCGCGGGCTGACGCCGCGGGCCGCCCTGCCCCGCTCCCCCCGCCTCAATCTCCCGGTGTCACGATCCGGGTCAGCAGCGCTACCAGTTGGGCGCGCTCCTCATCGCTGAGCGCGGCGGTCAGTTCGGCGTTGGCCGCGTCGCCGAGCCGCTCGGTGCGGCGCAGTCGCCGCTTCCCCTCGGCGGAGATCTCGATGGCGTTCTTCCGCCGGTCCCTGGCGTCGGGGGTGCGGGTGACCAGCCCGTCCTTCTGCAGGTCGTTGACGATCGCGACCATGTCCTTGGGGTCGATGCCGACGGTCCGGCCGAGTTCCGCCTGGGAGACCGGGCCGAGTTCGGCGACGGCACAGAGCACGGCATGGTGCATCATCCGCATGCCCTCGGCGGCCAGCGCCTCGGCGACCAGCCGGTGCCCGCGGGCGGCTGCGCGGCCCAACAGCCAACTGGGGAGGGCGCGGATACGGCTGGGGGCGTAGGGGGTGTCGACCATGGGGCCACCGTACCCAGGGAACCGTGGGTCCCACCAACGTAAGCGCCAGGGAGAAACCGTTGGACGTCCCAATGGTTTCGTGGTTATCGTTGGGGCAACCAATGAAACCGGCCGCGGTGCTCGCGGCTCGTTCCCACGGAGGTGACGGCCCATGCGCCAGGTGCGGTTCCATACCTACGGCGGCCCCGAGGTCCTGCGGCTGGAGGAGACCGAGGACCCGACGCCGGGACCCGGTGAACTCCTCGTCCGCACCGAGGCGATCGGCGTCAGCCTGCCGGCCGTGCGCCGGGTGCGCGGGGACGGCAAGGGCGGCGGCGATCCGCTGCCCGGCGTCGTCGGCGGCGAGATCGCGGGCGAGGTGATCGCCCTGGGCCCGGACGTCACCGACTTCGCGGTCGGCGACCGGGTCACCTCGATCACCCTCGCCGGCTCCTACGGCGAACTCGCCCTCGCCCCGGCCGTCCTGGCCAGCCGCATCCCCGACGGTGCGAGCGCGGTCGAGGCGGTGGCGCTGGTGCGCGGCGGGCACGTCGCGCTGGCCGCACTGAGCACCGCGGCGCCGGCCGCCGGCGAGTCCGTGCTGATCACCGGCGCGGCCGGCGCCACCGGCCACCTCGCCGTCCAACTGGCCAAGCTCCAGGGCGTCCCGCGGGTGGTGGCCGCGGTCGGCTCCCCGGCCAAGGCGGATTTCCTGTACGAGCTGGGCGCCGACGAGGTGGTGACGTACGACCAGGAGTCCTGGGGCGAGCCGGTCGACATCGTGCTGGACGGGGTCGGTGGGGAGCTGCTGCCGCGCGCCCTGGCCGCCGTCGCGCCCGGCGGGCGGCTGATCTTCTTCAACTCCGGCGGCGGCACGGTCCCGGCCTATGAGCTGTTGGCCGGAGCGAAGACCGTCACCGGGCTGACCATGCGGCGCTTCGTCGCCGTCCACCCCGAGCTGTACGCGCGGCACCGCGCGCAGCTGTGGGAGCTGGCCGGCACCGGCCGGCTGCGGGCCGCGACCCACGTCGAACTGCCGCTGGCGGACGCCGCGAAGGCCCACGAGATCATCGAGGCGCGGGCCAACCTCGGGAAGGTGGTGCTGCGGCCGTGAGGCGCCACGGCCCGGTGGGACGCGGTCGTCCCACCGGCCCCAGGTGGCGCACACGGCGCAGTGCGCCCGGCCCGGGAGAGTGAATTCCGGAGCGGGCGCGGAGAACCGACGCAGGCTCCTTGTCGCACCTCCCGCACGGCAGTAGCTTCCGTCACATCTGCACATAGGACGTTGGATGTCCTGATGACCCGACCCGATGCCTCGAAGGGCAGGCCGGACCATGACGTCAGATCTCCGCGCGCACCCCCGCCTCCGCCGCAGACCCCGGCACCGTCGTGCCCAGGCCGCCGCCGTCGCGCTGGCCGCCACCGCCCTCGCCGTCCTGGCCACGGCCCCGGCCCGGGCCACCGCTGACGCCCCTTCAGACGGCTTCGACCAGCAGGTGCTGTTCAAGGCGGCGTACGAGAAGGGCTACTTCTGCTTCCGTATACCCGCCATCGTGCGGACCGTCCGCGGCACCCTCCTCGCCTTCGCCGAGGGCCGGGTGCACGACTGCGGGGACGCCGGCGACATCGACCTCGTCCTCAAGCGCTCCACCGACGGCGGCCGGACCTGGGGCCCCCTCCAGGTCGTCAACCACGGCGACGGGGACACCCACGGGAACCCGGCGCCCCTGGTGGACCGCCGCACCGGCCGCATCATCCTCGCCGAGACCTACAACAAGGGCCGTACCGACGGCCTCAGTTGCGACGTCCCCTGCGACCGCACCCCGCATCTCCAGTACAGCGACGACGACGGCGCCACCTGGTCCGCACCCCGCGACCTGACCCGCAGCATCCGCCCCCGCCGCTGGAACTCCTGGTACGCCACCGGTCCGGTGCACGGCATCCAGCTCACCCACGGGCGGCACGCCGGGCGGCTGGTCTTCGGCGTCAACGCCGAGAGCTACACGGGTGGCCGGATCACCGCCAACCACGCCGCGCTGGTCCACAGCGACGACGGCGGCACCACCTGGCGGGTGGGCGCGCTGGACACCTGGCCGATCGCCCGGGACGGAACCTTCCGACAGAAGCCGTCCGAGATGACCCTCCTGGAGCGCTCCGACGGCTCGATCTACGTCAACGGCCGCGAGCAGGACGGCACCGATCTCGGCAACCGCACCGCCGCGGTGAGCCGGGACGGCGGCGACTCCTTCACCGCGCCGTTCCGCACGATCCCCGACCTCTACACCCCGATGGTGCAGGCGTCCGCGCTGCGGCTGCCGCGCTCGTCCGGCGACGGCGGCCACGGCCGCACCCTGCTGGCCGCGCCGGCCGACCCGGACCGCCGCCGCACCATGACCATCCGCTCCTCGTACGACGAGGGCCGCACCTGGGAGGGCGTGGACCGGGGCGCCCGGGTCAGCGCCGACTGGTCCGGCTACTCCGACCTGGTCGCCGTCTCCCGCACCGTCACCGGCCTGCTCTACGAGGGCGGCACCGCCGACGCCCGGGACGAGATCCGCTTCGCCCGCTTCACCGAGCAGTGGCTCGGACCGCGCCG is a genomic window containing:
- a CDS encoding GntR family transcriptional regulator, producing the protein MLSRGLPQGTVPKLERPGPLRERVYEALLELITTRALRPGQHLVESELAGHLGVSRQPVREALQRLDTDGWVDLRPAQGAFVHEPTEEEADQLLTVRTLLEAEAARLAVVHADPAGIAELERLCDQGERAVQEDDVETAVALNATFHAKVTELAGNAVLAELAAQVGRRVRWYYTPVARKRGKRSWAEHRELIAAIADGDEARATSVMRAHTEHTRRTYHERDGEDA
- the fdhD gene encoding formate dehydrogenase accessory sulfurtransferase FdhD — translated: MGRVTERRRVIRIRDGAVSSRPDTLVAEEPLEIRLNGKPLAITMRTPGDDFALAAGFLVSEGVLGSADELANIVYCAGATRGAEVEPGGGGNSYNVVDVRLADGVVVPDLTLERNVYTTSSCGLCGKASLDAVRTTARWRLDDAPDPAVRLTPETLAALPDRLRAAQRVFDRTGGLHAAALFTADGELLDVREDVGRHNAVDKIVGRALQDGRLPLSSGVLMVSGRASFELAQKAVMAGIPVLAAVSAPSSLAVDLAAETGLTLVGFLRGRSMNVYAGAHRLALDAAAAAG
- a CDS encoding MarR family winged helix-turn-helix transcriptional regulator, which translates into the protein MVDTPYAPSRIRALPSWLLGRAAARGHRLVAEALAAEGMRMMHHAVLCAVAELGPVSQAELGRTVGIDPKDMVAIVNDLQKDGLVTRTPDARDRRKNAIEISAEGKRRLRRTERLGDAANAELTAALSDEERAQLVALLTRIVTPGD
- a CDS encoding quinone oxidoreductase family protein; this translates as MRQVRFHTYGGPEVLRLEETEDPTPGPGELLVRTEAIGVSLPAVRRVRGDGKGGGDPLPGVVGGEIAGEVIALGPDVTDFAVGDRVTSITLAGSYGELALAPAVLASRIPDGASAVEAVALVRGGHVALAALSTAAPAAGESVLITGAAGATGHLAVQLAKLQGVPRVVAAVGSPAKADFLYELGADEVVTYDQESWGEPVDIVLDGVGGELLPRALAAVAPGGRLIFFNSGGGTVPAYELLAGAKTVTGLTMRRFVAVHPELYARHRAQLWELAGTGRLRAATHVELPLADAAKAHEIIEARANLGKVVLRP
- a CDS encoding sialidase family protein; protein product: MTSDLRAHPRLRRRPRHRRAQAAAVALAATALAVLATAPARATADAPSDGFDQQVLFKAAYEKGYFCFRIPAIVRTVRGTLLAFAEGRVHDCGDAGDIDLVLKRSTDGGRTWGPLQVVNHGDGDTHGNPAPLVDRRTGRIILAETYNKGRTDGLSCDVPCDRTPHLQYSDDDGATWSAPRDLTRSIRPRRWNSWYATGPVHGIQLTHGRHAGRLVFGVNAESYTGGRITANHAALVHSDDGGTTWRVGALDTWPIARDGTFRQKPSEMTLLERSDGSIYVNGREQDGTDLGNRTAAVSRDGGDSFTAPFRTIPDLYTPMVQASALRLPRSSGDGGHGRTLLAAPADPDRRRTMTIRSSYDEGRTWEGVDRGARVSADWSGYSDLVAVSRTVTGLLYEGGTADARDEIRFARFTEQWLGPRRGPDPTTPDQAPGARPALVLGGGRLTDGPFGRALSFDGTDDAVRLPYRDSLPLGNRDFTCTLWFRYRAGAGEQPLLWMGGVGSRSPQVALEGDPAHHRITALLTAVDGARAPATAQVATAGAYNDGRWHHLALRRTGGRMLLTVDGTATTSVADVPGSVSRTSVFGVHLGQRPDGRAQFTGALAQVRVYRRALTDAELSRVRERNASAAGPLVLGLPLDRVAADR